One window from the genome of Cryptomeria japonica chromosome 6, Sugi_1.0, whole genome shotgun sequence encodes:
- the LOC131042996 gene encoding phospholipase D alpha 1, translating into MAQLLIHGTLHVTIFEATNVADPGRATGGAPKIFRKFIQGIEETVGFGKGSNKLYATIDLERARVGRTRILHEEPQNPRWYESFHIYCAHQASKVVFSIKDDNPIGATLMGRAHVPVKDLLTGEEVDEWLALLNQDGEPVKGGGRIHVKLQYFDVSHDRNWGKGIWTKKFPGVPYTFYPQRNGCKVTLYQDAHMPDKFMPRIPLSGGQLYQPHRCWEDVFDAIMNAKHLIYITGWSVYTHIRLIRDSRRPKSGGDEILGELLKRKAEEGVRVLMLVWDDRTSGGLTLKKDGMMATHDEDTAKYFEGSEVHCVLCPRNPDDGGSIVQDIQISTMFTHHQKIIVVDSPLPGSGSEERRILSFVGGIDLCDGRYDTQFHSLFGTLNGVHHDDFHQPNFPGSAITKGGPREPWHDIHSKLEGSIAWDVLFNFEQRWRKQGGKDLLLDIRNIDDIIPPSPVTYEEDRETWHVQLFRSIDGGAAFGFPETPEAAAGAGLVSGKDNIIDRSIQDAYINAIRRAKDFIYIENQYFLGSSYGWKPDDIKVEDINALHLIPKELSLKIVSKIEAGEPFRVYVVVPMWPEGQPETGSVQAILDWQRRTLEMMYTDIAQALRAKQIYDQSPKDYLTFFCLANREVKKDGEYVPDEEPEEDSDYKRAQENRRFMIYVHSKMMIVDDEYIIVGSANINQRSMDGGRDSEIAMGAYQPYHLAARGPARGQIHGFRMSLWYEHTGLLDNSFGSPQSIECIQKMNKIGDRYWDSYTSESLVKDLPGHLLSYPIGITNEGDVTELPGFENFPDTKARVLGTKSDYMPPILTT; encoded by the exons ATGGCTCAGCTGCTGATTCATGGAACACTCCATGTCACCATATTTGAGGCCACTAACGTCGCTGATCCTGGCCGTGCCACTGGAGGAGCTCCTAAGATTTTTAGAAAG TTCATCCAAGGAATCGAAGAAACGGTAGGATTTGGCAAAGGATCGAACAAATTGTATGCTACTATAGATCTGGAGCGAGCTCGCGTGGGTCGAACCCGGATCCTCCACGAAGAGCCCCAGAATCCAAGATGGTATGAGTCCTTTCACATTTACTGTGCCCACCAAGCTTCCAAAGTGGTTTTTAGCATTAAAGATGATAACCCAATAGGAGCAACTTTGATGGGAAGAGCTCATGTGCCCGTGAAGGATCTGCTGACTGGGGAGGAAGTTGATGAGTGGTTGGCTCTGCTAAACCAAGATGGAGAGCCAGTTAAAGGAGGGGGTAGGATTCATGTCAAATTGCAGTATTTTGATGTCTCACATGATCGGAATTGGGGTAAGGGTATTTGGACAAAGAAGTTCCCTGGGGTACCTTATACTTTTTATCCACAGAGAAATGGTTGTAAAGTTACTCTGTATCAGGATGCCCACATGCCTGATAAGTTTATGCCTAGGATACCCTTATCTGGAGGTCAGCTTTATCAGCCTCATAGGTGTTGGGAGGATGTGTTTGATGCAATCATGAATGCAAAGCATTTGATTTACATTACTGGGTGGTCGGTTTACACACATATTCGTTTGATTAGGGACTCTAGGAGGCCTAAGTCTGGCGGTGATGAGATCCTTGGCGAGCTTCTTAAGAGAAAGGCCGAGGAAGGGGTTAGGGTTCTTATGCTAGTTTGGGATGATAGAACCTCTGGTGGGTTGACGTTGAAGAAGGATGGAATGATGGCCACCCATGATGAGGATACTGCAAAATACTTCGAGGGATCAGAGGTACATTGTGTTTTGTGCCCTAGAAATCCTGATGACGGGGGGAGTATTGTGCAGGATATACAGATTTCTACAATGTTTACCCATCATCAGAAGATTATTGTTGTGGACAGTCCTCTTCCTGGTTCAGGTTCAGAAGAGAGGAGAATTTTGAGTTTTGTTGGGGGGATTGATCTTTGTGATGGAAGGTATGACACTCAGTTCCATTCTCTGTTTGGGACTTTGAATGGTGTTCATCATGATGATTTCCATCAGCCCAATTTCCCTGGTTCAGCTATTACGAAAGGAGGGCCCAGAGAGCCCTGGCATGATATTCATTCCAAACTCGAAGGATCAATTGCTTGGGATGTGTTGTTTAACTTTGAGCAGCGATGGAGAAAGCAAGGGGGCAAGGATTTGCTCTTGGACATAAGAAATATTGACGACATCATTCCTCCCTCACCTGTAACTTATGAGGAAGATCGAGAAACATGGCATGTTCAGCTCTTCAGATCCATTGATGGAGGAGCTGCATTTGGGTTTCCAGAGACACCAGAGGCAGCAGCAGGAGCAGGACTGGTTAGTGGAAAGGATAATATCATAGATCGGAGCATTCAAGATGCTTATATCAATGCCATCCGTCGTGCAAAGGACTTCATATATATAGAGAATCAATACTTCTTAGGAAGCTCTTACGGATGGAAACCAGATGACATCAAAgtggaagacataaatgctcttCACCTTATTCCCAAGGAGCTGTCTTTAAAAATTGTTAGCAAGATAGAAGCTGGAGAACCATTCAGAGTCTATGTTGTGGTACCAATGTGGCCAGAGGGACAACCAGAAACTGGTTCTGTGCAGGCCATTTTGGATTGGCAGAGGAGGACTCTGGAGATGATGTATACTGACATTGCACAGGCTTTGCGTGCAAAGCAGATTTACGATCAGAGTCCTAAGGATTATCTAACATTTTTCTGTTTGGCAAACAGAGAGGTCAAGAAAGATGGTGAGTATGTGCCTGACGAGGAACCTGAGGAGGATTCAGACTACAAGAGAGCTCAGGAGAACAGGCGTTTTATGATTTATGTGCACTCAAAGATGATGATAG TGGACGATGAGTACATTATTGTTGGATCAGCTAACATCAACCAGCGTTCTATGGATGGTGGAAGGGACTCCGAAATAGCAATGGGAGCTTACCAACCATATCATCTAGCTGCACGAGGACCTGCCAGGGGTCAAATCCATGGTTTCAGGATGTCTCTCTGGTATGAACATACCGGACTTCTGGACAATTCCTTCGGTAGTCCCCAAAGTATAGAATGCATCCAGAAAATGAACAAAATAGGGGATCGATATTGGGATTCATATACCAGTGAAAGCCTGGTAAAAGATCTACCAGGTCATTTGTTGAGCTATCCAATTGGTATCACAAATGAAGGTGATGTGACAGAGCTCCCTGGTTTTGAAAACTTTCCAGACACAAAGGCTCGTGTTTTGGGCACCAAATCAGATTATATGCCTCCGATTTTGACCACATAA